The Nitrospirota bacterium genomic interval CACTCGGTTTATTATGGTAAATCAGTACGTTGCTCCATATGCACAGTGGGCCTGAGCATGAGTGAAGCCTCTGCTCTATCAGATGTAGTATTTGATACAGTCGTGACGGATGAAATTTTACGAGACGCTGCCTGTGAGAGGTGAGAATCAGTTGGGCTTCCGTCTTCTCTTTCACTATCATGCTCAAGGAGGTCCCAGCGTAAAACACGCTGTCCTGTCTTCCCTGCGGCATCCCCGGCCGCCTTTGAGCATTCGTTATCGTCTTTCATTTTTTTCTGTTCTCGATCGCCCGGCGGACATAGGGATAGACCGTCTCTGCGACGATCCGGTATCCTTCCGCCGTGGGGTGGATGCCATCGGCCTGGTTGAGCGACGGGTCGCCCGCCACGCCCTCGAGCAGGAAGGGGACCAGAATGAGGTTGCGCTTCCTTGCCACCGCGGGATACATGGCTGAAAATGCCCGGGTGAATTCGCGGCCCAGGTTGGAGACCATTTTCATTCCCGCCAGCACGACCGTGACCCCGTTCTCCTGCAGAATGCGCACCGTCTCGTCGACATTCCTTTGCGTCATGCCGGGGTCGATCCCCCTGAGGCCGTCGTTCGGTCCGGTTTCCAGGATGACGATGTCCGGTTTGAGCTTCAGCACCCAGGCGACGCGGGAGAGGGTGCCGCTGCTCGTCTCACCGCTGATCCCTGCGTTGACGACCCGCCAGTGGTACCCCGCCTTCCCGAGCTTGCTCTCCAGCTGCGCGGGATAGGCATCCTCCTCGTTGACGCCCTTTCCCGCCGTGAGGCTGTCACCAACGGCAACAATGGTCCCCTCATAGACGGGTTGTTGCTGTACCCGCGGCGTTGCCGCATGCTGTTGTTCGCATCCGGAGAGAACACACAGCAGGGAAATAACGATCCCCCCGAAAGCCATCCTTATAACGTTCATAGATCCCCTTCTTCGATGGAACAAGGGACGTGTGATCGCAGAAACTCTCTTCACTCCTCCGCCTGCTCCCTCAGGAAGGCGGCAGGTTTTTGCCGGAGTATCGGGATCGACGCTCCGAGGCTGACCACGACGACGAGGAGCATCGTCGACAGGACCATGAGCACGCTCGCGGCGCTCGAGGGTTTGTAGGCCACGTCGAGGGAGTACTTGCACACGATCCAGCCCACCGACTGGGCGAGGACAAGCGCGATGACACCGCTGATCAAGCCGAGCATGAGACCCTCCAGGGAAAACACCGCAAGGACGAAGCGTCCCCGCGCGCCGAGGATCGTGAAAAAGACCGCCTCCTGGATCCGCGCGTAACGGGTGGCGAAGACCGAGCTGATGATGATGAGGACGCCGGCGACGACGCTGAAGAAGGTGAAGAAGCGGACGATGGAAGAAAGCCGGTCCATGACCCGGGCAAAGACGGCGACCGTTTCGGTCACGTCGATGACGGTCACGTTCGGGAAGCGGGCCACGATGCGGTTCTGGAGCGGGGCGATCCGGTCCCGGTCAACGCGAACGGCGGTGAAGAATGTCTGGGGCGCGTCCTTCAGCGCCTGCTCCGGGAAGACGAAGTAGAAGAACGGCTGCAGCGAGGTTCTTGTCCTCGTCCGGATGCTCGATATCCTGGCTGCCAGCGGTATTCCCTGGATGCGGAAGGTGATGGTGTCGCCGACCTTCATGTTCCGCATGGAGAGGACGGTGTCGAGGACCGACACCTGGACCCCGGGCCAGTCATCCAGGAAAAGCGCCTTCCCGGAGACGATCCGTTCGTCCTCCAGCAGGTGGCCCCGCCAGGTAAGATTGAACTCGCGGGCAAGGTTGTCCCCCCGCTTCCGACGCTCCTGTTCCGCGTCGATCGGCTCGCCGTTCACCTCCAGAATGGTGCTCCGCACAACGGGGAAGTAGGTGGTCTCGATACCGAGTTCCCGGGCAAAGGCGTCCTTCTGCCCCGGCTGAATATCGATGAAGAAGAGGTTGGGCGAATCAGGAGGATAGGAGCGGACAAAGGTCTCATCCAGGTTCTGCTCGACGAGCGTGATGGAAAAGATCACGGCCAGGGAGGCGGTCAGGGTGACGATGATCGACCGCGTGGCGTTCCGGGGGCGAAAAAGCCCCCTCATGGCCTGCCGGAGGACAAGGTTCTTCGCGGGCAGCCTCCTCACGATCCGGAGGACCCCCTCGGCGCATAAAAATGCGACCACAATGAGCATCCCCACGCCGAAGACGAAGTAGAGGCCGGTCTTCACCTCCCGCACCCGCCACAGGACCATCGCGACAAAGAAGATGGCGCCGGCAGCGCCCGTGAGCCACGCAGGCCTGCGCTGCGTGCTGCCTTGCTCCTCCTTGCCGAAGATGGACCGCGGCTTCACCTCCTTCAACCGGTCCAGGGGCAGGAACGTGAAAAGGGCCACTACGAACAAGCCGAGCATAAGCCCCTCTGCCATCGCGCCGGAGGAAATGGTCAGTTCCAGATTGGCGGGGAGGAGTCCCCGAAACAGGCCGGGGAGCGCCCTCTGGAGCAGAAAGCTCGCACCAATGCCCAGGAATGTCCCGCCGAGGCCCAGCACCAGAACGACCGTGAAATAGTGCCCGATGATGAAGCGGCTCTTCGCCCCGAGCGCTTTCATCACGGCGATGGTCCGCTCCTGATCCTTCAGGAACGCGGTCAGCGAGCTCTGGATGCCGACGCCTGCGAGCAGCAGCGTGAATATGCCGATCAAGTTCAGGAAGAAGAGAAAATTGTCAAAGAACCGCTTCACTCCGGAATCAGCGGTCTGATAGGTTTCGACCCGTTCCCGGTCCTTGAGCGCCGCGCTTCGGAGCTCTCCCGCGACCCGGTCCAGATCCTTCCGGTCCCGTACGCGGGCGAGAATATCGTAATCGACGCGGCTCCCCTTTCCGATGAGGTCGAGCGAGGCAAGGTCCGAGGCGGCCACGAAGACCCGGGGGCCGAGGGCAAAGAAGTTCACCGGCCTGTCGGGTTCCACGGTCACCACGTCGCGGACCGTGAGCATGGCGCTCCCCACCCGGAGACGGTCGCCGATACGGAGGTGGAGGCGGTCAAGGAGAGCCTGCTCCACGACAACACCTCCCCGGGTCAGCACCTCAGGGAACGATCGTCCCGATGCAAGCTCGACCCTGCCGTAGAACGGGTAGCCCGGCTCCGCGACCTTCAGGTCCGCCAAGAGCGAGGCATCGCCCTTTGCCGTCCGCACCACCGAATAGAAGCGATAGACGCGTGCGCTTTCGATCGACCCCAGCCGCTCCAGCCTGTTCACGGCCTTCAGGAGGGGGAGCGAGAACGGCGCGTGGGCCTGGATGATGATGTCCGCGGCATGGAGCGCGCGAGCGTCCCTCAGGAACGACGCGTGGACACTTCCGCTGAAGCCGCTCAGTGAAACCAGGGTTACTATGGAGAGGATCACGCAGAGAACGAATACAACGGACTGGTGCAGGGCTCCCGTGATCTGGCGGCGGACAAGGTGTCGGCTACGCATGGACGATCCCCGCGTCGATCCTGCCGTCCCGCAGGGTCACGACCCGGTCCGCGGTCGCGGCGATGTCCCGGCTGTGCGTTACGAGCACCAGGGTGGCTCGCCGTTCACGATGGAGCTCATTGAGCAGCTCAAGCACGGCCTTGCCGTTGAGGGAATCAAGATTGCCCGTGGGCTCGTCAGCGAAGATGATCCGGGGATCGTTTATGAGGGCCCGGCAGATGGCGCAGCGCTGTTTTTCGCCGCCGGAAAGCTGGTGGGGGAAACTTGCGGCCCGCCCCAAAAGACCGACGCGCGCGAGGAGGGTATCCGCCTTCTCCCTCGCCCGGGGGTCTCCGCGGAGCTCTGCCGGAAACATGACGTTCTCGATCGTCGTCAGGGAAGGGACCAGGTGGAAGGACTGGAAG includes:
- a CDS encoding arylesterase — protein: MNVIRMAFGGIVISLLCVLSGCEQQHAATPRVQQQPVYEGTIVAVGDSLTAGKGVNEEDAYPAQLESKLGKAGYHWRVVNAGISGETSSGTLSRVAWVLKLKPDIVILETGPNDGLRGIDPGMTQRNVDETVRILQENGVTVVLAGMKMVSNLGREFTRAFSAMYPAVARKRNLILVPFLLEGVAGDPSLNQADGIHPTAEGYRIVAETVYPYVRRAIENRKK
- a CDS encoding FtsX-like permease family protein → MRSRHLVRRQITGALHQSVVFVLCVILSIVTLVSLSGFSGSVHASFLRDARALHAADIIIQAHAPFSLPLLKAVNRLERLGSIESARVYRFYSVVRTAKGDASLLADLKVAEPGYPFYGRVELASGRSFPEVLTRGGVVVEQALLDRLHLRIGDRLRVGSAMLTVRDVVTVEPDRPVNFFALGPRVFVAASDLASLDLIGKGSRVDYDILARVRDRKDLDRVAGELRSAALKDRERVETYQTADSGVKRFFDNFLFFLNLIGIFTLLLAGVGIQSSLTAFLKDQERTIAVMKALGAKSRFIIGHYFTVVLVLGLGGTFLGIGASFLLQRALPGLFRGLLPANLELTISSGAMAEGLMLGLFVVALFTFLPLDRLKEVKPRSIFGKEEQGSTQRRPAWLTGAAGAIFFVAMVLWRVREVKTGLYFVFGVGMLIVVAFLCAEGVLRIVRRLPAKNLVLRQAMRGLFRPRNATRSIIVTLTASLAVIFSITLVEQNLDETFVRSYPPDSPNLFFIDIQPGQKDAFARELGIETTYFPVVRSTILEVNGEPIDAEQERRKRGDNLAREFNLTWRGHLLEDERIVSGKALFLDDWPGVQVSVLDTVLSMRNMKVGDTITFRIQGIPLAARISSIRTRTRTSLQPFFYFVFPEQALKDAPQTFFTAVRVDRDRIAPLQNRIVARFPNVTVIDVTETVAVFARVMDRLSSIVRFFTFFSVVAGVLIIISSVFATRYARIQEAVFFTILGARGRFVLAVFSLEGLMLGLISGVIALVLAQSVGWIVCKYSLDVAYKPSSAASVLMVLSTMLLVVVVSLGASIPILRQKPAAFLREQAEE
- a CDS encoding ABC transporter ATP-binding protein; protein product: MTILEARGITKTYPIGSATITVLNDVSLAVAAGEFLVVQGESGSGKSTLLSILSGLDSTDRGRVLVEGRDITNLPEDELAPLRNVFFGFIFQSFHLVPSLTTIENVMFPAELRGDPRAREKADTLLARVGLLGRAASFPHQLSGGEKQRCAICRALINDPRIIFADEPTGNLDSLNGKAVLELLNELHRERRATLVLVTHSRDIAATADRVVTLRDGRIDAGIVHA